The genomic stretch TCTCATCCTTCCTGGAATTGGGCATGTTCAGCATGGCCTTCCACCCGGACTTCAAGAGCAATGGCAAAGTCTATGTGGCCTATGCCGACCTGTGGTTCAACGGTGCCACCATGGTGACCGAGTTCACCGTCTCCAAGGGCAATCCAGATCGCCTGGACCCTGAAAGCGCGAAGGTGATCATGCAGATCGATTTCCCATACTGCAACCACCACGGCGGCCAGATCGCGTTTGGTCCTGACGGCTACCTTTACATCGGTGTGGGCGACGGCGGCTGGGAGGGCGATGTCATCAATGCCGGCCAGGATCTGCACACTTGGTTAGGCAAGATGCTGCGCATTGACGTCAACAAATCCAGTGCGGACCGCGCCTACGACATCCCCAAGGACAATCCGTTCATCACGCCTCTGCAACAGATGACCCTCTTTGGAGTCAGCGAAGAGGCCTTCTCGAAAGTCCGCCCCAAGGCCAAGCCTGAAATCTGGTCTTACGGTCTGCGCAATCCATGGACCTTCAGCTTTGATTCCAAAACTGGCGACATGTACATCGCCGACATCGGCCAGAACCACTGGGAAGAGATCAACATGCAGCCGGCCAGCAGCAAAGGTGGTGAAAACTACGGCTGGAAGTTCATGTGCGGCAGCCACCCCTTCCCCATGATCGTGAAGAAGAATCCGGATGGCACCGAGACCGCCGTGGATCCTGAGAACTATCCCAAGGTGGGCGTGCAGCCCATCGCAGAATACAGCCATGTGGATCAAGGCATCTGCGTCATCAACCTGGGCATCTATCGCGGCACCGAGTATCCTGAACTGGAAGGCACCTACTTCTCCGCCGACTGGGGTAGCGGTAAGGTTTGGGGCATGAAGCAGGTGGACGGCAAGTGGCAGATGCAGGAGCTGCTGGACCTCGCCGATGGCATCCGCCCCACCGGCAGCGGCACGGGCCCGGATGGTGCCATTTACCTCACTCACGCCACCGCCAACTACGGCGGCCCAGTGGATCCCTACACCAGCGAGCGCGGTGCCCTCTGGAAGATTGTCCCCACTCAAAAAGTGGGCAAGGATG from Prosthecobacter algae encodes the following:
- a CDS encoding PQQ-dependent sugar dehydrogenase, which encodes MKIKPALLTLLALLTGPTFAAETKPAQPGGKLPGNVAISLVKVADDLVDPVSVAAPNDGTGRIFVVERPGVIQIIKDGKKTKRPFLDLKDKTISSFLELGMFSMAFHPDFKSNGKVYVAYADLWFNGATMVTEFTVSKGNPDRLDPESAKVIMQIDFPYCNHHGGQIAFGPDGYLYIGVGDGGWEGDVINAGQDLHTWLGKMLRIDVNKSSADRAYDIPKDNPFITPLQQMTLFGVSEEAFSKVRPKAKPEIWSYGLRNPWTFSFDSKTGDMYIADIGQNHWEEINMQPASSKGGENYGWKFMCGSHPFPMIVKKNPDGTETAVDPENYPKVGVQPIAEYSHVDQGICVINLGIYRGTEYPELEGTYFSADWGSGKVWGMKQVDGKWQMQELLDLADGIRPTGSGTGPDGAIYLTHATANYGGPVDPYTSERGALWKIVPTQKVGKDAVTAPVAAK